From the Theileria equi strain WA chromosome 4 map unlocalized gcontig_1105316255041, whole genome shotgun sequence genome, one window contains:
- a CDS encoding hypothetical protein (encoded by transcript BEWA_048770A): MGGSHSKPVTIDISKYPGGSEKQSVQSGDDKGGYYYDSGSRRVLLTDDWFPDPEGIYRKFTHTPGDGCTIGDIKKGGESQTGFGTLTTYDSVSVYYWGQDHHCSTPLLVQLGEGNEYYIRSSGNTWTNANINTGNLRKKLDEQNCEKNKAHIIKIAEKSGYQCPGCTAQWIAVSPLSQHNYRRYKHIISSDTSTPSITRFQCTEQDQLGFPSLKDARSSVIKVYWNRSGTPLLIHNSQTGGGNRWFRRNKSTENTWSEIGTNNPNRPGHSDDKDNIKKLLELPDYHPQIVLDLSKSSGTYTDTTTDILITVRTSPIGDSYWRYQHSLCGGLFEATVINYENSVLSGIESSNDKLDSVTTYYYGDNPSDENNLLLVGLEKRDNSYVYYGRKDGGSTWILLDGKDKTSKLQDSSLTNKLKDLKEKLNADHQKQVIIHAVGGTVGGLATAGALVALAKVFWPAIVTSSATL, translated from the coding sequence ATGGGAGGATCGCACTCCAAACCTGttactatagacattaGCAAATACCCAGGAGGATCAGAAAAGCAATCAGTCCAATCAGGTGATGATAAGGGAGGTTACTACTATGATAGTGGTAGTAGAAGAGTTCTTCTAACGGATGACTGGTTTCCTGACCCAGAGGGAATCTATAGGAAATTTACTCATACTCCTGGAGATGGTTGTACAATAGGTGATATTAAGAAGGGAGGAGAATCTCAGACTGGGTTTGGGACCTTAACTACTTATGATAGCGTCtcagtctactactgggGACAGGATCATCACTGTAGCACACCACTCCTCGTTCAACTTGGCGAGGGAAATGAGTACTACATCCGGAGTAGCGGTAATACCTGGACCAAtgcaaatataaatacTGGAAATCTCAGGAAGAAGCTAGACGAGCAGAACTGTGAAAAGAACAAGGCTCATATTATAAAGATTGCAGAGAAGAGTGGTTACCAATGTCCAGGTTGTACTGCTCAGTGGATTGCAGTATCCCCTCTGTCTCAGCATAATTACAGGCGTTATAAACATATCATTAGTAGTGATACCTCCACTCCTTCTATAACAAGATTTCAATGTACTGAACAGGACCAACTTGGATTTCCATCTCTAAAGGATGCCAGGAGTAGTGTTATCAAAGTATACTGGAACAGGTCTGGAACACCCCTCCTTATTCACAATAGCCAAACTGGTGGAGGAAATAGATGgttcagaagaaacaaAAGTACTGAAAATACTTGGAGTGAGATTGGCACAAATAATCCTAATAGACCAGGACAtagtgatgataaagataataTAAAGAAACTTCTTGAACTTCCGGATTACCATCCTCAAATTGTCCTTGATCTTTCTAAATCGTCTGGAACCTACACCGATACTACTACTGATATACTTATAACTGTGCGAACTAGTCCCATAGGTGATAGTTACTGGAGATACCAACATTCTCTGTGCGGTGGTCTCTTCGAGGCTACCGTAATAAACTATGAGAATAGTGTACTTTCTGGTATAGAATCATCTAATGACAAGTTGGATAGCGTTACAACCTATTATTATGGAGACAATCCCTCAGATGAGAATAATCTTCTCTTGGTTGGCTTAGAGAAAAGAGATAATAGTTATGTATATTATGGTAGGAAGGACGGAGGATCCACTTGGATTCTTCTTGACGGGAAAGATAAAACCAGTAAATTACAGGACAGTTCTCTTACCAATAAACTTAAAGACTTGAAGGAGAAGCTTAATGCAGATCACCAAAAACAGGTAATCATACATGCGGTTGGAGGAACCGTGGGAGGGCTGGCAACTGCAGGAGCTCTAGTCGCTTTAGCCAAGGTATTTTGGCCCGCAATTGTGACATCTTCTGCCACTCTATAG
- a CDS encoding hypothetical protein (encoded by transcript BEWA_048780A) produces MNGCLERTNGSQSLERLLYEHGGCVPSIKCFEKVGGSWKEINYSEFDNKVDELKNKPNGNTSDTTTYQGSTSTGRQDVTITVKRTINPLGSDFLMYEHTLETEGEFILKEVKDDDGNSTNGIPLNNGANVSSVSAYYWRHEKDGGGLPTKALIVGVTTTDRGTNYHVNINDTGVNKWIELKGGTQPPLINNDLERTLDDLVCSNYNEVIVDLSKGTSMGNREPYCCRCHGIKDGIDQRKITVTHVQVSCVHQKSVTICKHTVNPGYRVAAISNRRRIKSSNLDFPISNIKSVSAFYCNHNPVLIYIECGESAEGWYKKPTGSSSTDEQWKKVLPDLNSITPENIIDCGKYNQLVNALKEFKSDYQTCSEKSKSSSPPKPDSGSENKGGVARSDSAAGPSGPGPNGMNGRDGKQTVNSADSVGTVAQLTASPSSGSHTDPDGNADGATKVAQQDGTPQSDDSGSGGRSDSGLSSSEEKFKLTPGSLVVDTSPDGRPRAAVLSTFAEPLPQVQETVSGVLTGESGIPGSPDALATAAPGAATQLPATVTTTDDTTNATSQVSPTTAAQTLATVTEVTPTSEPVAPPTTSNSTSTSSTWIKAVSGTGASALGTGGAGWTAWKVFQSLFLDVFPRLI; encoded by the exons atgaatggatgtCTGGAGAGGACTaatggatctcagagtcTTGAAAGACTACTatatgaacatggaggCTGTGTTCCATCCATAAAGtgctttgagaaagttggTGGGTCATGGAAGGAGATTAATTATAGTGAGTTTGACAATAAAGTAGATGAGCTCAAAAACAAGCCAAATGGAAATACTTCAGATACTACTACATATCAGGGAAGTACTTCTACCGGAAGACAAGATGTTACCATTACTGTAAAAAGAACTATCAACCCTCTTGGATCTGACTTCCTCATGTATGAACATACTCTTGAGACTGAAGGAGAATTCATACTAAAGGAAGTTAAAGACGATGATGGGAATTCTACTAACGGGATTCCTCTGAACAATGGCGCTAATGTCTCATCAGTTTctgcctattactggaggcatgaaaaggatggtggTGGCCTACCTACTAAGGCCCTCATAGTAGGAGTGACCACAACTGATAGAGGAACTAACTACCACGTTAATATAAATGATACTGGTGTTAACAAGTGGATTGAACTTAAGGGAGGTACTCAACCTCCACTCATTAATAATGACCTTGAAAGGACACTGGATGACCTAGTTTGTTCGAACTATAATGAAGTTATAGTAGATCTTAGCAAAGGGACATCTATGGGTAATAGGGAGCCGTATTGTTGCCGTTGTCATGGTATTAAGGATGGTATTGATCAACGGAAGATCACTGTTACTCATGTACAAGTTTCTTGCGTACATCAAAAGTCTGTTACCATTTGCAAACACACCGTTAACCCTGGATATAGAGTTGCTGCAATAAG TAatagaagacgtataaagtCTTCAAATTTGGACTTTCCAATCTCCAACATAAAATCAGTCTCTGCCTTTTATTGTAATCACAACCCAGTACTCATCTATATCGAATGTGGAGAATCAGCTGAAGGCTGGTATAAGAAGCCTACTGGTAGTAGTAGTACAGATGAACAGTGGAAAAAAGTCTTGCCTGACCTCAACAGTATAACACCAGAAAACATTATAGACTGTGGGAAATATAACCAACTTGTGAATGCATTAAAGGAGTTTAAATCTGACTATCAAACATGCAGTGAGAAATCTAAATCCTCATCTCCACCTAAGCCAGATAGTGGCTCTGAAAATAAAGGCGGTGTAGCAAGATCAGACTCTGCTGCTGGTCCTTCTGGACCTGGACCTAATGGTATGAATGGCAGAGATGGTAAACAAACTGTTAATAGTGCTGATAGTGTTGGTACTGTAGCTCAACTTACTGCTAGTCCATCTAGTGGCTCTCATACTGATCCTGATGGTAATGCTGATGGAGCTACTAAAGTTGCTCAACAAGATGGAACTCCTCAATCtgatgatagtggaagTGGTGGAAGATCAGACTCTGGTCTTAGTTCTAGTGAAGAGAAATTCAAACTTACTCCTGGTTCTCTAGTTGTTGATACTAGTCCTGATGGTCGACCTCGTGCTGCTGTTCTATCTACTTTTGCTGAACCCTTACCTCAAGTACAAGAAACTGTTTCTGGTGTTCTTACTGGTGAAAGTGGTATACCTGGATCTCCTGATGCTCTTGCTACTGCTGCTCCTGGAGCTGCTACTCAACTTCCTGCTACTGTTACTACTACTGATGATACTACTAATGCTACTAGTCAAGTCTCTCCTACCACTGCTGCTCAAACTCTTGCTACTGTTACTGAAGTTACTCCTACTTCTGAACCTGTTGCTCCTCCTACTACTTCTAATTCTACTTCTACTTCTTCTACCTGGATTAAGGCGGTTTCAGGAACTGGTGCTTCAGCTCTTGGCACAGGAGGTGCTGGTTGGACAGCCTGGAAAGTATTTCAATCTCTTTTCCTTGACGTATTTCCACGTTTAATATGA
- a CDS encoding hypothetical protein (encoded by transcript BEWA_048790A) has translation MKFNGLLILLSAWKFCSCGEGDAPKGAIGSDSLAASDEATDSASFLTPTAQYSEFEVVLDISAENNQNVSRGMTYFGGNEEVYFTALEKHLIVSIVDGSCPVWRGCSGVSCRSAKVSRTGSQRLISVFCGGNGKYDYEYFGTSNDGRWMRISRESYNRLISGSSHASSQANSRNGNIVDGEHDVRQSSSLKTHSPGEHRRMRRGSSGDRESSDSSETSHSLSDIMLDITDPIHSGLLIRDRFICGVRLRTFVAIAGSRITRVFAGPFIFWRCNGSDVLDLCTERSRGKYHLLFLRVIDKEGNRTNSYFQGIGKSWSEVEEDKYYEQLGTMEDSFTVESETPKAESPRDYGGMRQESASPELDLVLATKRLISGLTATFTLDIAAPDTSKIHQTEGMREQIKEFVYTPKEGIFNKVVDGQVVLWTAKGDEECAEAQVYARGKKKLIKIRTLLNGRSVFVCFGKDANIWSPLVGSVFYKKLVELRHDDTEEHETPSEPCGFQVSSLVLPLAAMLCMLGV, from the coding sequence ATGAAGTTCAATGGGCTCCTTATATTACTATCGGCATGGAAGTTTTGCAGTTGCGGTGAGGGCGACGCTCCAAAGGGCGCAATTGGCTCCGACTCTCTGGCGGCTTCTGACGAGGCCACGGATTCTGCGTCTTTTCTGACTCCTACGGCGCAGTACTCGGAGTTTGAGGTCGTCCTTGACATTTCCGCGGAGAACAACCAGAATGTGTCGCGAGGAATGACGTACTTTGGAGGGAATGAAGAGGTCTACTTTACGGCGCTTGAAAAGCATCTAATCGTCTCAATTGTCGATGGTTCGTGCCCTGTATGGAGAGGCTGTTCGGGTGTGAGTTGCAGGAGCGCCAAAGTCTCGCGTACGGGGAGCCAGAGGCTCATCTCGGTCTTTTGCGGAGGGAATGGAAAGTACGACTACGAGTACTTTGGGACGAGCAACGACGGACGGTGGATGAGGATAAGCAGGGAGAGCTACAACAGGCTGATTTCCGGGTCCAGTCATGCCTCCAGCCAGGCAAACTCCAGGAATGGCAACATCGTTGATGGAGAGCATGACGTTCGACAgtcttcttcattaaaAACCCATAGCCCTGGAGAACATCGTAGGATGCGTAGAGGGTCCAGTGGTGACAGGGAGTCTAGTGATAGCTCCGAAACCTCGCATTCACTCTCTGACATCATGCTGGACATTACCGACCCAATCCACTCTGGTTTGCTCATTAGGGACCGGTTCATCTGCGGGGTACGTCTAAGGACCTTTGTGGCAATTGCGGGGTCGAGGATTACGAGGGTTTTTGCTGGCCCGTTTATATTCTGGAGGTGCAATGGCAGCGATGTTCTGGACCTTTGCACCGAGCGTTCCAGGGGCAAATACCACCTCTTGTTCCTGCGCGTCATTGACAAAGAAGGGAACAGGACCAATAGCTACTTTCAGGGAATTGGCAAGTCCTGGTCCGAGGTTGAAGAAGACAAGTATTATGAACAGCTGGGGACCATGGAGGACAGCTTTACCGTCGAATCGGAGACTCCAAAGGCCGAGTCTCCCAGAGATTACGGAGGAATGAGGCAAGAATCTGCCTCTCCAGAGCTAGACCTTGTTCTGGCAACAAAGCGACTTATTAGCGGACTTACCGCCACGTTCACATTGGACATTGCAGCTCCAGATACCTCAAAGATACACCAAACGGAAGGTATGCGAGAACAAATCAAGGAATTTGTCTACACTCCAAAGGAGGGTATTTTTAACAAGGTAGTCGATGGACAAGTTGTCCTGTGGACTGCAAAAGGGGACGAGGAGTGCGCTGAAGCCCAAGTCTATGCACGAGGGAAAAAGAAACTCATTAAAATCCGCACACTCCTGAATGGAAGATCAGTGTTTGTCTGTTTTGGAAAGGACGCCAATATCTGGTCGCCACTCGTTGGAAGCGTCTTTTACAAGAAGCTCGTTGAGCTCCGACACGATGATACGGAAGAACACGAAACTCCGTCTGAACCTTGTGGATTCCAAGTTTCCTCTCTTGTACTCCCACTTGCCGCAATGCTCTGCATGCTGGGGGTTTAA
- a CDS encoding signal peptide containing protein (encoded by transcript BEWA_048800A), with protein sequence MHALVVAPILAIFLSTRTILAGCIFSLHDDSRDRRSSVWRYKSKRFRERIPITLDVTREAPAVIMMVERQAASSESHFMIKPQYNGCYKIGNVLDDGKLIVEGNADIAERRVYLRDEGKDRILRVTDFYLQRDGRFRTETTDLVKVQGDASYGPLMKYPVDLHLLSRNLPDEIERITDPLRGETKYRIRKNMMYTMYIGMVIYGSDVLDDTVDNDILSKEVTVNGLKQVKVDVYKRDGSFTSSEHTLI encoded by the coding sequence ATGCATGCACTTGTGGTAGCACCCATTCTCGCCATTTTCTTGTCCACCAGGACTATTCTGGCCGGTTGTATATTCAGTTTACATGATGATTCGCGAGACCGTAGATCATCTGTATGGCGTTACAAATCCAAGAGATTTCGCGAAAGGATTCCCATCACCCTTGATGTAACCAGGGAAGCACCAGCTGTAATCATGATGGTTGAACGTCAGGCTGCCTCCTCCGAGAGTCACTTTATGATCAAGCCGCAGTATAATGGCTGTTACAAAATTGGCAATGTACTGGACGACGGAAAGCTCATTGTCGAGGGGAACGCCGATATCGCAGAAAGGAGAGTATACCTCCGAGATGAAGGAAAGGATAGAATCCTCAGGGTCACTGATTTTTACCTTCAAAGGGATGGAAGATTTAGAACAGAGACTACCGATCTTGTAAAGGTCCAGGGAGATGCTAGTTATGGACCATTAATGAAATATCCAGTGGACCTTCATCTACTTTCCAGGAACCTTCCTGATGAGATTGAACGCATTACAGATCCGTTGAGAGGAGAGACCAAATACAGAATAAGGAAAAACATGATGTATACCATGTACATTGGTATGGTTATATACGGTAGTGACGTTTTGGATGATACAGTAGATAATGATATTCTCTCAAAGGAAGTTACTGTAAATGGTCTCAAGCAGGTCAAAGTTGATGTCTATAAGAGGGACGGAAGTTTCACGAGTTCAGAACATACCTTGATATAG
- a CDS encoding signal peptide containing protein (encoded by transcript BEWA_048810A) yields MKFFLLLSTVFLTGACYCAPSNSKGNGGNATQDSGDETPVSQVQRVTQQIPQEKQTVPSTNVGAPTPVPLHNRSTKELAVPITLDLAKVDTNSVDVPATTVRDGINTTYYYPKGKFYFEKIVDEAKTVWESTEKKCSPAYTISKGNVTFLALLLKKSDDETDLIYYEKKNLGWKLVEKTKSENIIEELKRQPEQPAVKTIDLDLSDVDSTAFSVEESEEDKVPIKKYAVKTDHHLNEINDGDFELWKSESPNKHCTLATVYFEGENPMLLSLTLNQGFVYLKKNGKWVGVSKDDCDVALTEMKRLASLPKARTVELDIADIDGNAFTVKEEALEGVPLKTVTPKDGVLITSVMDGEKEVWKGADKEHALQVLVCYDGESPVSVVVNFVKADGKNVWRYHNLKENEWSVVKKEDCENLLEELKKEVSTELPKDVSTVQSAEQDGLVLDLASPNSSQCKSFDYNFAGNAVQLIVPNKGTTVSTLMNGTEDVHALSAGETLQYANLYLNKDGTPELILVTLKTSSGISRRDYVKEEGEWTVCNNIDAKMRSLRTSTTFKSNFTMDIALANSTKECSVFEVDLLGITIRHFFPKPGHLVIGVKDGDKELWTPSKDLDNCLSCLVYKKGSMELLEITLVEGGSVGKKYFEKLDGKWNNITQGDLLNKLQEMRKSVSSPNPSTTPSQ; encoded by the coding sequence ATGAAATTCTTCTTGCTATTATCCACAGTATTCCTGACTGGAGCATGTTATTGTGCTCCTTCAAATTCGAAAGGAAATGGTGGCAACGCTACGCAggattctggagatgaaacTCCTGTTTCTCAAGTTCAACGAGTAACTCAACAAATTCCACAAGAGAAACAGACTGTTCCAAGCACAAATGTTGGAGCTCCTACACCTGTTCCACTACATAATCGCTCTACCAAAGAACTCGCAGTTCCAATTACCCTAGATTTGGCTAAGGTGGATACCAACTCGGTTGATGTTCCAGCTACTACTGTGCGAGATGGCATAAATACAACCTACTACTACCCAAAGGGAAAGTtttattttgaaaagataGTGGATGAAGCCAAGACGGTATGGGAGTCTACTGAAAAGAAGTGTTCTCCAGCGTACACTATCTCAAAGGGTAACGTAACATTTCTTGCTCTCTTGCTAAAGAAGTCTGATGATGAGACCGATTTAATATACTAcgaaaagaagaatctagGGTGGAAGCTTGTCGAGAAGACAAAGagtgaaaatataatagaGGAACTAAAGAGGCAGCCTGAGCAACCAGCTGTAAAAACCATCGACTTGGATCTTTCAGATGTTGATTCTACAGCATTCTctgtagaagaatctgaggaGGATAAGGTTCCTATCAAAAAATATGCCGTTAAAACTGATCATCACTTGAATGAGATAAATGATGGAGATTTTGAACTTTGGAAATCGGAATCTCCGAACAAACATTGTACACTTGCTACGGTATACTTTGAGGGAGAGAATCCCATGCTGCTATCCCTAACACTTAACCAAGGATTTGTTTATTtgaaaaagaatggtaaatgggttGGTGTTTCTAAGGATGACTGTGATGTTGCATTGACTGAGATGAAGAGACTGGCTTCCTTACCCAAAGCCAGGACTGTTGAATTAGATATCGCTGATATAGACGGCAATGCCTTTACGGTTAAGGAGGAAGCCTTAGAAGGAGTACCTCTCAAGACAGTGACTCCCAAGGATGGTGTCCTCATAACTTctgttatggatggagagaaggaaGTCTGGAAGGGTGCAGATAAGGAGCATGCTCTGCAAGTATTAGTTTGCTATGATGGAGAGTCTCCTGTATCAGTAGTGgtaaactttgtaaaggctgatggaaagaatgtTTGGAGGTACCATAATTTGAAGGAGAACGAGTGGAGTGTGGTAAAGAAAGAAGACTGTGAGAATCTCTTGGAGGAGTTAAAGAAGGAGGTCTCCACTGAACTCCCTAAGGATGTTAGTACTGTTCAGTCAGCTGAACAAGACGGTCTTGTCCTTGATCTTGCTAGTCCCAACTCATCCCAGTGCAAATCCTTCGATTATAACTTTGCTGGTAATGCTGTTCAACTCATTGTTCCTAATAAAGGCACTACTGTATCTACGCTTATGAACGGCACTGAGGATGTACACGCTCTTTCAGCTGGAGAGACATTACAATATGCCAACTTGTATCTCAACAAGGATGGTACTCCTGAACTTATATTAGTCACTCTCAAAACTTCTTCTGGAATATCACGAAGGGACTATGTAAAGGAGGAAGGTGAATGGACTGTCTGCAATAATATTGATGCCAAGATGAGGAGCTTGAGGACCTCTACAACTTTCAAATCTAATTTTACCATGGATATTGCCTTGGCGAATAGTACCAAAGAATGCAGTGTCTTTGAAGTAGATCTTCTAGGTATTACCATTAGGCATTTCTTTCCGAAGCCTGGTCATCTAGTAATTGgagtaaaggatggagataaGGAACTATGGACGCCTTCAAAAGATTTGGATAATTGCCTTTCTTGCCTCGTTTATAAGAAGGGATCTATGGAGTTACTGGAGATTACACTCGTAGAGGGTGGCTCGGTTGGAAagaagtactttgagaaactTGATGGGAAGTGGAATAACATCACACAAGGAGACTTGTTAAATAAGCTTCAGGAAATGAGAAAGTCGGTATCATCTCCTAAtccttctactactccatctcaaTAG
- a CDS encoding hypothetical protein (encoded by transcript BEWA_048820A), translating into MGEGVTVNISRYPREPKDQAVKQNGLRYYYDSDNGTVLLTDGWYPDLEGTYRKFTHTPKGGSIKEILHNGKPLSKFDGLESHTNISVYYWSLDNTCSKPLLIQLGEGNEYYTTNNGSTWTKQGSMTADILKSKLDGQNCERNQAHIVDLSQKNEKSSSTYYNCLSCNKPKIRVYNGGHYYGHTVSGSFPISGFKNAGTWQTGLSSLKTVSTIRVYWDRSAPNLIVVQFQRGSTDRYFRKNARGGNSWIEVSADSSETALSTTVTTPSVDLDLSNISGKPYTVGSTKVIVAVLDSYIGDGYLKHEHSLRGSLFNVRSVHHGTTPLTDITFSEKLESVSAFYYGVNNPTDLPMPLLVELAIKTSNQTTHKYYQKDKNGNNWTEYPGSGGGTELDNDKLKAELEKLKKEYNLELPSPPLVQKPTPSPPTDSRSSSTPNNIQGNSGHKHHEHNNGGSHNHRSEVGVRSTSAKRNSTSSGVIVGGVIGGILCIAILALFIKRVGPSVKTYMASRRQTLL; encoded by the coding sequence ATGGGTGAAGGTGTTACTGTAAATATTAGCAGATATCCTAGAGAACCTAAAGATCAAGCAGTCAAACAAAATGGTCTAAGATACTATTACGATAGTGACAATGGAACGGTTCTTCTAACGGATGGCTGGTATCCTGACTTAGAAGGAACATACAGGAAGTTTACTCATACTCCAAAAGGTGGCAGCATTAAAGAGATTTTACATAATGGAAAACCTCTTTCTAAATTTGATGGCCTAGAAAGTCATACCAATATCtcagtctactactggtcATTAGATAATACTTGTAGTAAGCCACTACTCATTCAACTTGGTGAGGGAAATGAGTACTACACTACTAATAATGGTAGTACTTGGACTAAACAAGGAAGCATGACTGCTGACATTCTAAAGTCCAAGTTGGATGGGCAGAACTGTGAGAGGAACCAAGCTCACATTGTAGACTTATCTcaaaagaatgaaaaaaGCAGTTCCACTTATTACAATTGTCTCAGTTGTAATAAACCAAAAATCCGTGTATACAACGGCGGTCACTACTACGGACATACTGTTTCTGGTTCATTCCCAATATCTGGCTTCAAGAATGCTGGTACTTGGCAAACCGGACTTTCCTCTCTAAAGACTGTCAGCACCATCAGGGTCTACTGGGATAGGTCTGCACCAAATCTCATAGTTGTTCAGTTCCAACGAGGTAGTACAGATAGATATTTCAGAAAAAATGCCAGGGGTGGAAACTCCTGGATTGAAGTCTCTGCCGATTCTTCTGAAACTGCTCTCTCTACTACTGTTACTACTCCTTCTGTTGATCTAGATCTCTCAAACATATCTGGAAAACCATACACTGTTGGAAGTACTAAAGTAATCGTAGCTGTTCTAGATAGTTACATAGGTGACGGCTACTTGAAACATGAGCATTCCCTGAGAGGTAGTCTCTTTAATGTAAGGAGTGTTCATCATGGAACTACTCCGCTTACTGACATAACATTTAGTGAAAAATTGGAGAGTGTTTCTGCCTTCTACTATGGAGTAAACAATCCTACAGATTTGCCTATGCCTCTATTGGTTGAACTTGCTATCAAGACTAGTAATCAAACCACACATAAGTACTATCAAAAGgataagaatggaaataacTGGACAGAATATCCTGGATCTGGAGGAGGAACTGAACTAGACAATGATAAACTCAAGGCTGAATTGGAAAAGCTAAAGAAGGAGTATAATCTCGAACTACCCAGTCCTCCACTGGTACAAAAGCCTACACCGTCACCACCTACTGATTCGAGATCATCTTCAACCCCAAATAATATACAAGGTAATTCTGGTCACAAGCATCACGAGCATAATAATGGCGGTAGCCATAATCATCGATCAGAAGTTGGTGTAAGATCCACATCAGCCAAACGAAATTCTACCTCTTCCGGAGTAATAGTTGGAGGAGTAATAGGAGGTATACTTTGTATCGCCATCCTAGCTCTATTCATCAAAAGGGTGGGACCATCAGTGAAAACCTACATGGCCAGTAGAAGACAAACACTCTTGTAG
- a CDS encoding histone H3, putative (encoded by transcript BEWA_048830A), translating to MARTKQTARKSTGGKAPRKQLATKAARKTAPVTAGIKKPHRYRPGTVALREIRKFQKSTELLIRKLPFQRLVREIAQDYKTDLRFQSQAVLALQEAAEAYLVGLFEDTNLCAIHAKRVTIMPKDIQLARRIRGERS from the coding sequence ATGGCACGTACTAAGCAGACTGCCCGCAAGTCGACTGGTGGAAAGGCTCCAAGGAAGCAGTTGGCGACCAAGGCTGCTCGCAAGACAGCTCCAGTAACTGCTGGTATCAAAAAGCCACATCGTTACCGCCCCGGTACTGTTGCCTTGCGTGAGATCCGCAAGTTCCAAAAGTCCACCGAGCTCTTGATCCGCAAGTTGCCCTTCCAGAGACTCGTCAGGGAAATTGCTCAAGACTACAAGACCGATCTCAGGTTCCAGTCCCAGGCTGTCTTGGCTCTCCAAGAGGCTGCCGAGGCTTACCTTGTTGGTTTGTTCGAGGACACAAACTTGTGCGCTATTCATGCCAAGAGGGTTACCATTATGCCAAAGGACATCCAACTCGCCAGGAGGATTAGGGGTGAGAGGTCCTGA
- a CDS encoding signal peptide containing protein (encoded by transcript BEWA_048840A): MRVLAVLWTLCLARFCSARFYTGRLNSGGNTPIYLITPFILDLAVPNEDLVDVSARDMGEVVYRRYSPREGGRIDAIVDSDMAVWSTGADEECAFVKSYGDGQHTLLTICVHDGINGYSFRYFVKNEKWVPVSKKEFAASLGEMLDKCSSYEIPKELLGY, from the coding sequence ATGAGGGTTCTGGCGGTGCTGTGGACACTATGTCTAGCGAGGTTTTGTAGCGCAAGATTCTATACCGGACGACTAAATTCAGGAGGCAATACGCCCATTTACCTGATTACACCCTTTATTTTGGACCTTGCCGTTCCAAATGAGGATCTTGTGGACGTTTCCGCGAGGGACATGGGCGAGGTTGTGTACAGGAGATACTCTCCGAGGGAAGGCGGCCGCATAGATGCCATCGTGGACTCTGACATGGCCGTTTGGAGCACTGGAGCAGACGAAGAATGCGCATTTGTCAAGTCTTATGGCGACGGACAACACACCCTCCTGACCATTTGCGTCCATGATGGCATAAATGGCTATTCCTTCAGGTACTTTGTCaagaatgaaaagtggGTGCCAGTCTCAAAGAAGGAATTCGCCGCCAGTTTGGGTGAAATGCTGGACAAGTGTAGCAGCTACGAGATTCCCAAGGAGCTCCTTGGGTACTGA